ttcttgtcagagtaagacctcgtattcccacatgcccaacacataaaaccattctgcttgtttgcctcagccacatcgagaaatttatgcacgcccttaatgtactcggaggtgtgtctgtcaccgtacatccattgccggttcatctgcgtgcattatatataattatgtgtgtcaaaagtaagaaaattagacaagtatctatctaaagtaagatttttttctttcagaaagaagataagaacaagaggctcaccacggtggtgccggcgacgagatcggcgcgggcgatcgacggcggtgaagacgaggacggggcgtgacggaccgctaaacctagacaaatctcggaaaaaatggagctcggaggtcgagcttcgagaggagaaagcttaactagtgtggctcgggcatttcatcgaacacctcacatgcataagaggtgagctagagcacccaaatgcccttcctcgccggccagcaaaaaacagagcactatggagtgctctactcaccggcgatggggtatatataggcaactcatttgtcccggttcgtgggtggaaccgggactaaagtccatccttctgtcccggttcctgccacaaaccgggaccaatggttgtgggccaggagcgaggcccattggtcccgattcgtgccaagaaccgggacaaatgggcccagacgaaccgggaccaatgcccacgaggccccgccggccccctgggctcaagaaccgggacaaatgcctccattggtcccggttcgtggcagaagcggaactaatgggctggccaggcccgaacgaaagcccctttttctactagtgtaatatTAATTTGAAATTCAATAGCAAAATGCTATGGGCACCCATAAGAGTGTACCCAGCCAGAGTGCACCTATGGCTGACAGTGGGCCAGGAGGGGTCCAATCAGCAGGGTCAATTGttgaccagttgactggtcaacagggtccaggggacccacatgtcattgacagggacTGGCCCGTTCAgcctttgactagtcaacagggcaGGTGGCGTCTACCTGTCTTACACTGCTACCTTTAATAGACATTCAATTAAACTAATTAAGTGGGTTAGGGTCTCTGGGGCCGCTGTTAGTGGGGTTAGGGGGCGGGTTAGTGGCAAACGCCGTTTAGGCCGGCGTTTAGCGACGGTGGCCTCTGGCCACGGCGGACGGGCTCCGGGGAGCCACGGTAGCGGCGGCGGAGGGCGCTGGGAGCCTCGGCGCTAGATGCCATGGCCACGCGAGGGGAGCGGCGGATGGAGCCGGCGTGCCCGGGCAGAAGCAGGCACGGCCAGGGCGCGACCCAAACACGGAGGGAGCGCGGGCAGCAGGTCAGGCGCAGTGGGAGCATGGCGGGACGCGACGGGCACGGGCAGGGGTCACGgctaaaacatccaagattgataatataacaacacaaaacaataaaaaattatatatatacgttggagacgtatcatgtgcaCACACTAGTGGCAGGCGAATAATTTTACCCGCCACTGGATTTTTTTTTCCCGTATTAGCTATGGCGGGTTCCTCGCCATGCCCACCACTAATTTGAGGCCACCTATAAGCCTTTTTTCAATAGTGCCGATCTAGATCTAATCTCCTCCACCTTCACAAATGATCTTTGGTTTTGATTTCTTAGAAAGaaattttgttttctactatgtttctcaACATGAAGGTGAAAATAGaataataacatctttattatgGCTTCTAAGGCATATTTCTAAGACATATTTCTATAATTTCCAGCAAGATGGATGATGATTTTGTGGACCTGCATACAATGCTAGCACAACGGCATCGCCCCGGAAGGACCATGGTCCTCCTTCCATAACCCTCTCCCAATCCGTTAGGCAGAAGAATTgcattaaatgaaggttgttgtcTAGCGGGTGAATCTTGACATCCTGTGCAAGATCCCACCGATCACATATTCCTGTAAAACCAATACTTGTAAGACTTGTCTATGTGTACCCGTGCTATTGCCATCCAGCGGGTTGCCATTGGCGGTGACATCTCCTCTTACGAAAAACTCCGTTGTCAAGATCCTTCTCATGTAAACCGATTCTTTCATCACGGCCTCGACCTCGCATGAGTCAGTCCCTGACCTTGACGCTCGATGGTCCATGATCAAACTGGAAACCTTAAGCCGGAGTAGAAGACAAACCGTGCACCAACCCTAGTTCTCTCGAATCCTTCCAAACACTTAAGCCAAGACAGGGCAGGGAGGTCCATGGTTGCTCCTGAATCGGTCCTAGGCTTCATCATCGGGATATTAGGGGAGCAGGGAAGAATTTCTCAATGTCGGCGTATTGCCGTGGAGATGAATAGAAACCCTAGCTAGAGGGAAAAGTCGATATACGTTTTTAGTAACAATTAGAGGGCAAAGTCTTTATATGTTTATTTTTTAAGACAAAAAATGTTTGAGAAATTATATCGTGCACTAGATGATACAATAAATTGGGCCTGTGCATATGGATATCGGATAGTGGGCTGGGAGAGGCATCATCGGATTGTTTTGGGTTAAGAAAATGGGCCTGTGATGCCCATCCAGACGACTATTCGGCTATTGTTTTTTTTTATCAAAGCTGGCCGTTTGCCTCAGAAAATAAAATCAAAGCTGGCTGTTCTCCCTGCCGTCTCCGATCCAAATTCCCGGCGCCGTCCCGCTTCAGATCGATCGCTGCGGTCGCCGCCATCTCGTTCATCGCCGAGCTTCAGGTCTGCTACTCTCTGCCCTCCTCTTCCTTCTAATCTTGAAGAGAGACATGCATCCGGGAGGAGCGCATCTCAATTCTCATTTCTCAACCCTAAACGAACTGCCTCTACCACTCAGCAGCAGCAGCCCGGGTACACGGGAtggaggaaaggaggaagaaggaggagcaggaggagcagcAGGCGATAGAGGGCGTCCCCAACGACCTCCTTCAAGAGATCCTGTCGCGGGTGCCGTACCAGTCTCTGTGCCGCTCAAAGTGCGTGTCGGCAGCGTGGCTCGCGATGTGTTCCGACCCCGCCGTCCGTCGGAGATCGCCGCAGACGCTCTCCGGTTTCTTCGGCCTCTCCCGCAGCGGCAGCAACCGTTTTGTCAACGTTTCCGGGAGAGGCCGGCCGCTGGTCGACCCTTCTTTTCCTTTCCTCCACGGCTTCGAAAACGTCAAGATCCTAAACTGCTGCGGCGGCATCCTTCTATGCCATGGCATGCGAGCGGAGGGCGTGGAATACATTGTGTGTAACCCTGCGACCGAGGAGATCTGGGCCGTGCTGCCCGTGCCTGATACCCATGAGACACCACGTCCTCGTGCTTACCGCGCCATTTGCTTGTGTTTCGATCCGATCGTCCCTTCTCGCTTTGCGGTGTTTGTCGTCATTCAGAATGGTCGCGACATTACCATTATGGAGGTCTACTCGTCGGATACCGGAGAATGGACTTCCATGTCGAGCCCATGGGGTCACAAAATTGTGTTATATAGCTTGGAACCAGAATGCTTCTTCTTAAATAGCACTCTACATTCCAGTGCCTATGATTCTCGTGTGGAGACATTTGACACGGAGGGAAATTCAATAAACATGATAGTTGCAGTGGACACAAGCGGGGATACTTGGAGGACAACTCGACAGCCGACCAAAGCTAAACTGAATTTCTTTGGGCACTCTCAAGGACGATTACATGGAATGGATATAGACAATCGTAATGGTTGCCGGATATCGTTTGGGTTCTCGAGGACTATGCTAGTGGACAGTGGACCTTAAAGCACACTGCCAGTGTTCTCGAGTTGGTAGGAAAGCCTTGTCGTGAGTGCGATGAGTACTACACCTTGGTTGCAATCCATCCAGAACGTAACCTTATTTTCCTTAATGGCGGGGTGGAGCCGGAACAGACACTTATGTCGTATGATTTGGATACCCAGAAGTTGCATGTTATCTGCACTCTTGAAGATTACCAGAGGAAAAATTTCCGACCTTACATTCCCTGCTTTGTGGAATGGCCGCCATCAGATGCTCATTGAATTTGTGAGCAACTTCACATTTGCTATGTTGGCATGGCTCCTTCATGAAAATCGGCTGTTGGGTATGGTCGAGATCTTCTAGTTTTGTGCAGTGGCTTGAACAAGTACTACATCTACTCGAGTTTAGTTTTCTTATCAGTTGCGTCCAGGATCATTTGTTTTTGTGGCTTTAAACATTATTTTGTTGGCTAGTCAGTGAGAACTTGCAAGCTACCCTTCAATAGGTTATGTCTAGTAATATGAATGAGCCAAGTCCATTTATTTACAGTAAGCTAAGTACCTTTGGTGTGTAACTTGTTATCCTAACAAAGTTAAATATTGATGGTGCCTTATTTTTTATCAACTCTGAAGTGTTATTATCTCATTTGTTATTTAAGAGGGTTATCTCTTTTTTGCAGTAATATAATTATATGTTAGGGCTGGCTTCTCTAGTTGTTGTATCTTGTACATACAAGCAGGGAGGTTCCTTTAGTGAAATCTGCATGCCTGGTGCTTTTCAACAATATGTGCTAGACCGATTAAAGGAATTATAACTTTTCTAGGGAGAGAGAAGAACACACCCTCATGTCATGGCATGTTTTTAGTTAGGACTTCCGACTTGTCATGTGATGTCATGCAGGTTCACCGTTCATTTCTATCGCTCGTGCAACCCATAGTGTGTGATGTTTGTTTTTGTTCTGACTAAGCGCGGTCCATGAGTCCATGACCAATGTGTCCTGTCTTGAATTCAAGTTGATGCCTGGCTGATTCATTTTCTAAAAATCCTAAGATTTTACTGTCGTGTAGCAGTTTGAACAGAGTCCAGTTTGCATATTTTAAGAACCCCACGCACAATTCAGAATGTTACATACATAGCGCATAACAAAATTGCGCAAGTTCATTCAGACTGCTAATTTGCTAAAGCAGAGTCAAATGTGGGTCTGACTAATAGAAGATGTTACTCAGTCC
This DNA window, taken from Triticum aestivum cultivar Chinese Spring chromosome 1D, IWGSC CS RefSeq v2.1, whole genome shotgun sequence, encodes the following:
- the LOC123178327 gene encoding F-box protein At1g67130-like; translated protein: MEERRKKEEQEEQQAIEGVPNDLLQEILSRVPYQSLCRSKCVSAAWLAMCSDPAVRRRSPQTLSGFFGLSRSGSNRFVNVSGRGRPLVDPSFPFLHGFENVKILNCCGGILLCHGMRAEGVEYIVCNPATEEIWAVLPVPDTHETPRPRAYRAICLCFDPIVPSRFAVFVVIQNGRDITIMEVYSSDTGEWTSMSSPWGHKIVLYSLEPECFFLNSTLHSSAYDSRVETFDTEGNSINMIVAVDTSGDTWRTTRQPTKAKLNFFGHSQGRLHGMDIDNRNGCRISFGFSRTMLVDSGP